A region of the Oncorhynchus clarkii lewisi isolate Uvic-CL-2024 chromosome 4, UVic_Ocla_1.0, whole genome shotgun sequence genome:
GATGGTATTTTTGCATCTCCATGGTATGCAGTCTGAACTCCAgccgtaacatagtaaacgtttTCTTGTGTCCCTCCGTTTTGTATGACGTTACATTTCTATGTGTGAATTTGTATCGGTCCCTCCAAATCGTGTGATATGGATTTATTTAATATACGTTACAAAtgtgtggctaacgttagctagctggctacatgtcagtagctctggtccagggcgtcaTGTTAAGTGTGTTAGTATCGTAGTGGTAAAAGTTGGGAGAAGTTGCGGAGTATAAATTGGCTACATGAGCTAGCTAGCGTTATttagtaatgttagctagctctcTGTCAGGATTCGACATCCTGTCTCAGCTCATATGTCTCACAGCGTGTGTGTCCTGAGAAGGTATTTGCTGGAATCCTTTGCCACAATCAGGGCAGCGATATGGATAATCCTGTGTAAATTCTAGTGTGTTTTTTCAGATCACCGCTGGTGCCGAATCCTTTGTCACAATCAGGGTGATACAGTTGTTCTCCCGAGTGTCTCCGCGTGTGTCTTTTCAGACCACCACTAGTGCTGAATCCTTGGCCACAATCACAGCAGCGatatggtttctcccctgtgtggatcCTCATGTGCTCTGTCAGTTTACTGTTACAGGAAAAATATTTACTACAAACATGACAAGAAACATTAGCTGCAATGTGAGTTTGGAGGTGATCTTTCTTACTTTCTGTGGACTCCATACTTTTCCCACAGACACCACATTGATGATCTTTATCCCCTGTATGGGTTTTAACATGTCTAATTAATGTACTCATGTAATTAAAAAACTTGCCACACACCTTGCAACAACAGGGAGAAGCAAAACTTTGCCTGTGTGATTTCAGATGGGACAACTGTGTGGATGTGCTGCCCATAGAAGTGATACAGGAGTTTTGCCCTTTCACCATATGTCTTCTCTTTGATTTGACGGGCTTAAAACCTCTCGCAGGTCCTCCCTTCTCCATGCCACTAACACTTTTACTGTTTTCCCTCTGAGCTGCAAAACAGTCTGGATTTGCTTCAGAGAATGTCTGCGAGACACTGGTTGGTTCTGATTCTACATAGTTCTCTCGGTCAAGTTGTGTTTTGATCGGTTCAGATGTAGTACTGGgtagagtgtctctctctccgttttcTTCCTTTTGGGTTTGATAGAGATGTGAGGGGTGAGTTGGGTACTCATCACAGTCACTTTTCACATAGGCGGGAGTGAAAATGGAGTCTATGGTATCTGCCTCAAGCCCTTGAAGCTCCTCTTCTTCCCGACTGGTCCCGATTTCCTCCGGTTCCTCTTTTATCTGTGTGGGCTGTGGGTCCTCCTGCCTCAGACTGGTGTTCCACTCTTGCTGATCAGGGGGGACCTCCATttcagagacggagagagagaggtctggaggAAGAGATGCGAAAGGAAGAAACTGTTAACTCAATGCTGACTCACTTTGGCATTGCTCCTTTTGTCCAATAACATTATGATTTAGTAAGTTAGACAAACGTACCGAGTAACACACCTGCCCTTCGTAGCTTTATCTCAGGTTGAAGAACTATGTCGAGCAGCCTTTGTAGACGGACAACTTCCTCCTGATACTCTACTATAGTTTTTTCAACGACCCCGAATATCTCCTCGGCAGCATATGTTAATCTCTCGTTGAGAAAAACCCTCAACAACTGTATGTTAGACATTTTTACTTGTTAGATAACGCGAGTTGCTAGCTAACGTCTGGGTTGTTTTCGTCACTAATGTAACACCGCTGATGAATGATTAAcacagtcacaaagtcataaTTGTTGCTAAACTCcgctatttctacaatttatgtTATTAAAAACTTATTTTAAGTGTAACCCTTCCCTTAAATGATTACCAAAAATAACATTTTGTAGCCAATGATGCCTTTGTGGCTGTAATATCTAGTGGGAAACCGTTGTTTTCATCATGTGCAGAATCAGCGACAAAGACATCCGGTGACAATAAATCATTTGCGCTCTTGTCGTAAACGAGTAAATACATTTCTCTATGGCCACCTGCTGGAGTGGAGTGTGGCAAAGGTTTGGCTTATCAGAGGTGGAACCTGTTGAAATTGAGTTACACTGACAAAACACATCCTCCTTGATTCGTTGAGAAACATaaacaataaaacaaaacaatgaaaGTACATCATTAACAATAGATTAAGAGcatttgaaaaaatgtatttaaaaaatggtTCAGTGATAATGCTATCAACTACGAGAGCCTTATTTAAATTCAACCTGTTTGGCCTTTATAGTACTTTAGATGTGTAACACATTATATGGATTGGTGATTGGATAACTGCCAAACATTTCAATGTCTCCAATGTTTCATAATCGTACAAAACCGTCAGAGCACaacaaattggccagtgttacctagtgttgatttttcagtgtgGATTCAGGTGTTACATTGAGACTGTAAGTGTTCAattaacactcagtggtgtaaaataaccccaGTGTTGAGTGTGATTGTGTCAGTGTTACTCTGTGGAGAGTAAAATACTCCCaccaaaaccacacccatcattatcaGATTTCCCAGCATGCTCAACTGCAGGGAgaaatttttatttttaatatctgtgtttttgcatgtacatttatTGATggattaatcttatgctacacaaagataaataaaaaaaaatctgaactaaTCCAATCAGTTAGTTTGATTTATTGCACCTGTTACTGAAATGGTGTAGGTAGTCTCCTCACAATGTTCTTAACCCTGACAGTCACTCTGAATGCAGGTTGAAGGTGAATACAATTCAAactgttggatatcctaactctgtctggattccaataggaattgcAGACCACTTGGCAAGCCATCAAAATGTGACTTGCatgcctgatgtggcctgtaaaccaggaggtTCCTAACACTGTGTTAGGGTAAAACTTGGCCATCAAAGTAAGGCCTTTAATAATGCATTGTCCTAAGGAGTTTCATTTTAGTTCTAATGTATGCCTAGAAACTGATTTGGTAAGATCCACAGTACCGATAATGAATTAATTCAACACCCATGTCCCTCTAACAAATAATAATGGATGGTAAACTCTACAATTTACTTGAAAAGGCAAGGCACACTGGGGAGTTATATTGGAGGCTTGgcttagtggggggggggggagagacttTCAATGTGTTGTTTTTGGCCATCTGTGAGTGGAAGTACAAGTTTAAGTGGTATACAGTTATGTTAAAGTTTGAACTTGTTTGCTGCCAGTCCTAAAGTCTTTGTAAATATGTACATAAGAGCATGTGGCataaaatacatacaaatatTATTGTAATATCCTTAATCAAACATTGCACTTCCTAGTGTTAAAATACTATGTCAGGTGTTAATTGACAACACTGACAAAGTATAACAGCGTCAGCAGTGTTAATTTAACATTGGAAGATGTGGACCTGTATAGACACTGGCCCAGTTTTAAATGCAACACTGTCCGAGTTCTGTATTGAGACACTTATAACATGTTATTCGGTCTACTTTTCCCTCATAGTGAATATTGGAATCAAGCTCATAGACGTAATAACAAAAAATGTATAGGATTGTCTCTGATCCTCTTGACACCTGAGGACACATAAGTACAAAGTAACCAATATTGTGAACACCACTTTAGCAACACAATCCCTTGGTTCTTCAAACCTTAAAAAAGGTTGACACTGTCAGGGAATGCATCTTTAAATTGTAGGTATGCCTTTCTCAGGTTGCTCCGCAACAGTAGTTTTAGACTAATTTGCCCTTCAAATAAAGACATTTTTTCCAACCGTCATGTACCAATTTTCCATTGTTTCCTTTGAGTCCTATGAAACGCCCTTAACTTTGGGACAGGTAAAATCCTGTGCATATGTCATTTTTTGGGGCTTTTGGGGCCATAGCCTTTTATTTGCCAAACTCTTGTATTATCTTTTGGATGGTCCAGAGTTAGTGCTGAAATAATTTGTATTTTCCTTTTGCAATATGCACATTTTTGCTTCAACTGGGCAAATCATTTCAATGCCACTTTCCTGCCTCATGTCAAACAGTGACAGGCGATCCATTTCCTTCCTCATTGTATTTTGGATTTAGCTCAACTTCCTTTTACTGTACTTTCTGAtggtttcaacaacaaaaaatgtgtatCGGAGATTCCCCAATAGAAGACATTAATTGACGCTTTCAAGCTCTTGCGCAGTCTTCATTTTGGTTGTCATGGCGAATGTTCAACTGGTGCATGACCTGTGGAGAACAATAAAAGATGAAGAGACCCAGCACACTGCATTGTACAGTTTACACCCATTTTAATTATTTGACGATTTCACAATATTTTGATGACCCACCTGGCCTGGTTTACACATGGTCCTCAGGAAGCTTTTTACAACAAGGTGCACAAATGCTAAACCCAGGTACAAATGGAGCAGAGGGGAATGTGGAAACTAAGGTCCCTAAGATTAGATTCAAATGTGCATTGGTCTCAAAAAAAAGTTACATCTACTGTATGAAAACCCACAAGGTGGTAGCTTGTTTAGCATATAGTAATGAGCTGTGTGTTTGATATCTTTGAGACATTATTTCTATGTAAATCAATGTAGTTGTAATATTTGAATTAGTTGTAAAATCATGTAATGATGTCAGTCATAGCTGAGCATGGGCTTGGAGATGCTAGTCTAGTATTCTCGAGTGCCAGATgcatgtcagagtggtgggataCAAGGTACATCAAAAGTTGATGTCATATTTTAATAATTTAACTGTTAA
Encoded here:
- the LOC139407556 gene encoding zinc finger and SCAN domain-containing protein 22-like, with protein sequence MSNIQLLRVFLNERLTYAAEEIFGVVEKTIVEYQEEVVRLQRLLDIVLQPEIKLRRAGVLLDLSLSVSEMEVPPDQQEWNTSLRQEDPQPTQIKEEPEEIGTSREEEELQGLEADTIDSIFTPAYVKSDCDEYPTHPSHLYQTQKEENGERDTLPSTTSEPIKTQLDRENYVESEPTSVSQTFSEANPDCFAAQRENSKSVSGMEKGGPARGFKPVKSKRRHMVKGQNSCITSMGSTSTQLSHLKSHRQSFASPCCCKVCGKFFNYMSTLIRHVKTHTGDKDHQCGVCGKSMESTESKKDHLQTHIAANVSCHVCSKYFSCNSKLTEHMRIHTGEKPYRCCDCGQGFSTSGGLKRHTRRHSGEQLYHPDCDKGFGTSGDLKKHTRIYTGLSISLP